CCTTTATGTGTAATTCACTCTGTTTGGTAAGTACATTTTGTCATACTTTAAACTGAAGCTTAGTTCTTCTATGATTTGCTTCTGTTTACTCCATTAAATCTTTGTTGTGGCTTTAAGCTGTTAACACAAAATCAATGCTTGTTCTATTTCAGTGTGGGTGTATACCAATAAGCCACAACTTTAAAACCACTGGCTGATGAAGTGAATAACATGATTCGGTCTTCGCATTCATATGAATGCCACCTGATATGCACTACTGACCCAAACACCATTGCAGTTCGAGTACACCCCCCCGTGGCAATGGCACTACCTGTCAGCAGTGGCCCACCAGCAGGAAAACTTTCCATGCTacattgcaaaaactgcccaggAATGGCAGAAGGAACGTGACAAAGAACTGGCCAAAATTCCAAGATCCCAGTCTGATCAATCTAGTGTCCAACCTAACATACCAAAGGACTCAAAGAATTTGCCATCAATGGCGTGGTttcagacaccacaggacaccTCTAGAGGTGCTGTGCCACAACAGGCCAAAGCCAAGCCCAATCCAAGGACGCCCCACTATGGGATGGGGGTACCTCTGAGATACGAGCACATCCCAAGGATGCTTGAGTCCTGGCATTCCTATGGATACCACTTGATGCGCTCCATGATCCCAAAAACTTTTGCAGACCAAGTGCCCCCTTCATAGCTGTGACACTCCTCGATGGCAGTGACCTCCCAAGCAGGACAATGCACCATGCCACAGCACCAAAACTGTTAATAAATGGCCTGAAGAACATGACAAAGACATCAAGGCGTCGACCTGGCCTCCAAATTTCCCAGATCCCAAGCCAATATGCCAAATGTGCCAGTATCCCAGAGGTACTCCTGGTCTACAGCGGGGCCTCATTGGATTGAACCTGGCTCTGACCTCTGAGCTCTTTGTCACGGTTCACTGGCCATTCCTTACCATTTTTTACGCTTTGTCATGGTGCCTTGTCCTGCTGGGGGTGTCACTGCCATTAAGGACTGCTGTTGTCATGATGGGGTGTACTTGGTCTGCAACAGTGTTTGGGTGGATGAAGCATATTAAGTGACATTCTCATGAATGATCCAAGATTTCCAagcaaaatattgcattttaagGAGGTGGCCAATGTTATTCTCTttacctgtcagtggttttaatgttttggctcaGTGGTTGATCAATGTGTGTTAATGTCCCAGCCAAACTGTATTTTGCAGTACTGTATAAGTGCCATAAGATGGCAGCAGCTAAAATTAAAGTAGGTTATATATGACAGCTGTGCAAGTCATACtgtcatacatacatttatttgtttcaaattaaaagcgcTGTGATGTTTAAGTGCATCTTCATTTTCTAACAAGGGTTTCCCAGTGAAACAGGTAAATGTTTCGGAAAATTCAGTGACTTGTACAGTTCCCTGTACAGTACGATAATGTCTTTTGAACAAAACATAGTGACGTAAAACAGAACAGTGAGATTTTTGATTTGTAATCTAGAACAATGAACtgttaaaattgaaatattaaaattttgaatttgtctAATTAAATTTCAATTCTTTGACTCAAACAGAGCTTACCCATTATGTAATATGCAACTCCAGCACGCTTTAAAGACTGGGACCACTCTAGATAATTGCAGATATACATTTAGTATTTAGGAATTCACATTATAAACACCATTGACCATCTCTATAACAGATGGGCCACAATTTAATGCATTGACCACTTCAACAACACAGTATGCATGTTGCAGCCAAGTATTGTTCGTAAATGATATACTGTTCAGTTGAGCCTCAAACCTTTAATAAAGAGTTTCCAACTAGCAGGGAATGCATGACTCACAATATGTGTTGGAACAATCCACACTTTCAACTGCATTCCCACGTACAGTATATGATTTTAGGCAAAAAAttgataataatactaataatactattactactaataataataataattaaaacacagatttgtgGACTTATGAGTTTGTTTCTTACCATCCAACTGGGACAAAGATGTAGAACAAACAGATCATGGTGCTCCGTTTAGTCCCAACAAAGAGATCACTGATGATGGTGGGAGCAATGGTTGAGAAGCTGGCCTCTCCTACCCCGACAATGGCTCGCAACAGCATCAGAAGCCAGAAGTGCTACAGAAATCAAGACAACAACTTAGGTGCAGTTTAACAAGATTCACTTCAAAATACCACAGAGGTCCTTTCAGTAAACATACAGCATTCATATGTTGAGGTCCATGTTCTCCACTAAACAAATTCACAAAGATGTTTGacatttgcatgacatttcGAGTTGTctcttgcaatatttgcaaTTGTCTACATGAGCTTCACATGTTTGTTGCCCTAATGACAGGTTGCTTGAACCAACTTTCCATTTGATAATTCTTGCACTGACAATCAGGAGCATTTCCATTTGAGGAGCAGTTGCATGATGAAGTCAaatgacagaggaggaaaaactaCCAGCAGCAGGAGGTGACATCTTGTGTTCTTGTTTCTTCTTATTTCTCACAAAGTGTATGTCAACATCTATTCTTACCTACCGACTTAGTGACAAAAGAGCTGCCAGCTGCAGTCACAAGCCACACGCTCAAACCAGCAATCATGACATATTTCCGGTTGTAGCGGTCCCCAAGGAAACCGAAGAGAGGAGCCAAAAGCAAGAAACTGCAGATGAAAACTGTaagtacattaaaaacaattaagttCATATTAATAGTGTAACAAGTTGActtatttactaattttataTTTCCGTCTTGCAATAAGCAACACCATATGTTGCATAAATTTTTGACCTTCACAATATGAGTGTTTCTACATCATCATACCTGTTTGTATAAGTGCAGCCGCACTGTCATTTATATCAAAGAATCTTTGAATGTTGGGAAGGATACCTATATGACAGCAAAAACAGTTCAAGAGTAAACCCACCAAAGGAGAATCAGGAAATAGTGTTTGTTTATGGTGATTGTTTGTTGTGTACACAGGAGTCCTTACCTGCTATTGTGAACCGTTCTGTGTAGTTAAGCAAGTTGAGGTAACAGAGCACAGCTACAGCTATGTAGGAGCGTCTCGGTGAAATGACTggctcttcttctttctctgccATTGGTGTAAGTGACGGAAGGCTGTTCACAGAGGAGCCGTACTGTAGACCAGAGCCGGAGTCCAGACTCAGTCGGGGTTTTGATATGTCTTTTGGCTCCATAGTGAGCAGCTGTTTCTTCACCTGGAAGTGGAGAATGTTTGACTTAGTTTCAGAGAAATCATTTACCCTGAACTCTCATCAAATATGACCATGCATGCGCACAGTAGTTTGGAAAACAACTTAGAAGACAACTCAAAAAACTCATTGACAGGACtgaataatattatattttaagcgGGGAAAATGGATTCAGATTACAGCTCctctttaaaataaagtctGCTCACACCACAGAATAATAGGTTACTGCCTAACTGCACATTTGTCAATCTAACGGCACATGGTGAGAAGGAAAACAGTTTTCAGTAATGATTTTTGCAGCTATTTTACAGTTCTTACAGCAACATAGACCAGTAGATGACAATAAAActattgtgaaaataaaacatttcctcTTAACAACATATGGAACTCAACTGAAGTGTTTAAGGCTTTGGCTACAAAAACCTGAGACCTGGCTCTTTTTGATCAAACACACCGCTGTAGAACCATTTAGAGGTTAAAACAGtcactataaataaaaatatatatacaaaaatgaCTCACCTGCTTGATGATggtgtcttttttaagtttactcCATATTTGCAGGTGTCAGAGGAAGGTGTGGCTCTCCGTGTGCCTTAAAGGCTTGAAGAAGCATAAGGCAGAGGCCTCAGTGCAAACAAGCCTCAAGAGATACTCAGTGAGTGAAGGGGCCAGCCCACTCTGGGTTGGTCATGTGGTTTCACAGTGATCTTCACAGGTGTAATGCTCTAAACAAGCCACATATATgtatcaaacaaacaaaaacaccagctTATCCCTCAGTAGTCAGTCATCTTGGCTTttcaattcatgttttttttttcctcatcagaGTTGTAAAAAAGGACAGCCAACCCACTGCCTCCAGATATTCCCTGTTTAAATATAGGCTACTGTAAATttcattaactttttatttgtttaatgtatTATCTTTTATGGCATGttggttttcattttgtgtcagaATTCTGCAGGTTTTCAATAGATTATCAAGAGACACATCACTGTGACTCTCTTAACTTGTGGCACTGGCAAATTATGAGACAATAGGGCCCTAGACACAGaaatgcaaagggccccaccacctctcctacatagggGCGAGACACACAGATGTGGTTTTGggtctctttgtggtcgttttgctCCTtattggttttgtgtttttgtcgtcattttgtgtctccttgagaTTGTATTGCCCGttcttgaagtttttttttctcagttcagtgctttgcatctttgcagtctttctgtgtctctcggGTTTATTTGAGTGatattttgcaagtgaaggccagggggGCCTGACCCAAACACTGCATGGGTCCGAGTGTGTAAAAGTTAGCAGTTCTCTAGATTTCACCCTTTACTTCTGCTAAAATTGATTCATTTCGATTTAAAGATAATTTGTCcattacaacagaaaacaataaaaatgtcttgatcATAAGTCCGTATTCTGGTTGTATTTGTATGTTAATGTGatgcattaattaaaaatagaatacatacatacatacatacatacatacatatatatatatatatttcctaAAAATACtagaagggatttttttttttcaaaatgaaaaacgTTATTTGATAATGATCTTGTTAATTTAGAAAAACTGAGCAGATTTCTCCTCTAATCTAAATGCATTACACTTCTGCAGTATCGAGTTAGGGGTTCTTGGTCACATTATCTTTGTTCGTTACTAAAATAAACTGCACAGAAAGACGAAATCATCGCAACTGATTCACTTTTGAAGTCGCTTCTCATTCGCTCActaaaaataaaggcagaaattCGCAGATTAGCCATGCTCGTATAACGAAAAATACCGcacaaaaatgcattgattaaaaaaagaaaagtcattatATATCAAACAACAGCACGATCTAGTACTGAGAGGACAGGAAGCAGGAAGGACATTTGGCTGctgtatttaactttttgtcatCAGTGCGTCAGCCAGTCAGCCAATGTCATTACGCCTTTTTTCGGACAAAGGAAAGACATGTCCAATCACGGGGCTTTTCATTAAGACGTCCCCCAGTGCCTGCTCACATCCGGTCGTATATATTTTGCCACGAGTTAGCGGCGAATTTGGAGAGTGTCCATTTTGAACAGCGAGTCGGCGTCTCTGTTATTTTTCCCCCTTAAAGTAAGTACCTCTTGTTATTTTTATACCTTCATTTAAACACTGGCGAGGAAGTTTAGCTTTGAATCAAGGGGTTATTTCATTGTTGTGCTCGCTTTCGCCCTGCTTTTTTATTAGTAATGTGTCTTCTTGTTGGCAGCAAATCAAGCTCGGTGCTCGTTAGCCGCAGTGGTGCTAAATCCGTTAACGCGGTTATTGCGCTCATTGAATAGTTCGTCTATCGGTTGGAGTATTTAATAAGCTGTTATTGCGTTTGGGACGATCTTTGCCGTTTTTTTATATGGTGCGCAGATTGTAATTTTAGAGGGTATTTAATTCAGTTTGAGCTGGTTTGCTGCTGCCGGGCCTGACTGCTCCGAGCGGCAACGAAGCAAAGCGCGGTCCGCTTGAACACTGAACATGGTGATCCACGCCGGATTATTGCTTCTTCTTGTAAGCTAACAAAGTACTCAATGTACGTATAAACACCGATCGCTGTATCTCACCCATTACTGTTACAATATTGACGTTCATGTAGTTTAATGACTACTGAAATGTGAACGATatggtgaaatttaaaaattgtaaaattaaattacctGACGTTAGCTGAGAAACTGTTAGCATAGCAACAGCCTTAGCTATTGTTAGCCTTCTGTTAGCCTCCGCGGTGTTTCCCTATATGTATGTTGTCATTTAAAATTAGCAAACACGTGTAAACCCAGAAACAAATAAGACTATTTCATGccgacatttttctttaaaaatttaaaaatgtgtttcaactTTGCAACGCCTGTCTGTCCCCCCCAAAGCCCTATGGTGACCGCGTTTTAGTTTTTGATAATGTTTGTAAACCATGAAATACATTTAGGGGTTGacaagaattgttttttttcaaggctGATGCCGATTATTGGTAGTGAAAGAGACCGATCATCAATATTTGGAACGGACATGCattcacacaacaaaatgaaaatctgtctCTCAATACATaatatttggaatataacagactccaatacaaaactttgtttttttttataaggtcAAGTGAAGGCCAATAATGTTTCAACCCCCTTATAAATTACTATAAAATATGTATGTCTTAAATTCCTATTACTTATTTGTTGCAAGCTGTTTTTCCTCTAAGCAATTGGTAATGGACATGCCCCCtatgctttgtgtgtttttgccccCTGTTAACATGCTTCTGTATTTCTACAGTCTTTTAAAGACCCCACCGTCAGAATGGCAGATGCTGAGACTCTCCTCATGGAGACATCAGACCAGAacggagcagagggagaggaggaccAGAATGGAGCTGAGCAGGAGCTGATGGGTGGAGACGACGACTGCCTGGAGAGCCAGGATAGCCAGGAAGGTCAGGACAATGGCGGAGATGGAGGCAAGATTGATGCCAGCAAAGGAGAGGAGGATGCTGGGTGAGTGTTTCCCTGAGATCCACCACACTCTTATGTATGGGCAGATGGGTGGAAAAGAGCAGAGGACAAAGATTTTGGTGAGACTGAGTAGAATAAGTGGCTAAGAACAAATCAGACTGATGTATATGTACtatacaacaacaataacattgAGGCAAGCATCTACATCAGTAGGGGCTTCCCATGCAACTACTGGTGAAAACAATAAGAAATGAACACTAACATGTCCCTcttttttgcagtaaaatgttcGTGGGTGGCCTCAGCTGGGACACGAGTAAAAAGGACCTGAAGGATTACTTCAGTAAGTTCGGCGAGGTGTCAGACTGCACCATTAAGATTGACAACAACACTGGCCGATCCCGAGGCTTTGGCTTTGTTCTCTTCAAAGACGCCTGCTGTGTGGATAAGGTGCGTCACTCTGACTCTCACCATAGTAGTTGTGATAGGATCAGATTAGGGTTAAACATAGTCAACATCTGGATGTTAAACAGTTAATTGATTGATGTTGGTAATTATATTCTTGGTTTAGTTTTGAATTGGGggcagtgcatttttttcatgttaagaCAGCATGTGTTTACATCACCAAAACTATTGCTAGCAATACATCTGATTAGGTATGCTATGACTAACATAAAATTCAATATGCAGTCAAAACAGACAACAGTGAAAGTGTTGGATCTTTTGTGTTGCTCGaaacaattaaaatgtgtgctgcacaattaaatgaaatgtaaaatgatgcAACAGGATATTTCCAGGCTTTTCACCCCTTATTGCTTTGACAACATCACTATGTGTACTAAGATAATGTGTGTTTCTTCGTCTGCAGGTGCTTGAGCAGAAAGAGCACAGATTGGACGGACGTCCAATCGACCCTAAGAAGGCGATGGCCATGAAGAAGGAGCCTGTCAAGAAAATCTTTGTTGGGGGTTTGAACCCTGAGGCAACCGAGGATGCCATCAGGGAATATTTCGGAGCCTTTGGAGAGGTCAGTTTTACTAAATTAAGccgcataaaaaaaaaccagttaCCTGTTAAGTGAAGACCTAACAGGAAACAACGGGTTGCTAAAGGCTGCTTTTGGTCTACCAATGAAAGAGCTAGTAGAAAACACTCAGTTAAGTTTCAAAAGTATGAATCATTTTGGATTAAAATTTTACCATGCACATCTCCAATTCTTCTTCTCTTCTAGATCGAAACCATTGAACTTCCTATCGACCCCAAATCAAAGAAAAGGAGGGGTTTCATCTTCATCACATACAAAGAGGAAGCCAGTGTCAAGAAGTGTCTGGAGAAGAAAtaccacaacatccagggcggCAGGGTATGTACTGAACAACATTTCTGCCTTGATTAAAAGTGGCACATCATGTCTAAAATACTGggcaaaaacacattattttaatacAACCATAAAGAAATTCTGCATgagattttgaaaatttaagCAGCTTAGTGATGAATATTTGCAGACAACAGcttgaaaaactgttttgtactctaaattaaaatacagtattaAGTAGTTCCACCTTTAAATAATAAGCCATTTTATTACATGTAACTGATACTGTGGTTTCTTTGCATATGATTGCTGAGCATGCAAATGTTTGATGGAAGTCATGATGAGGCTTCTCTGTACTGTCCTAAAGTATATGCATTACCACCGTTGacacaataaaagcataatCGAAATGGCCTCTCCTCCTTAGTGTGAGCTGAAGATCGCCCAGCCAAAAGAGGtgtaccagcagcagcagcagtatggACAAGGACGTGGCGGTGGATATGGAGGACGGGGAGGAAGGGGCCGTGGAGGTAAGGAAGGGgaatctgcactttttttttttaacttttccaatgcataaaaactcacaaaacatttatctttttaatgtaatggcaGAGGTAACAATTAGCCTTGCAACTGTACAGGAACCCAAACTTTGCAGTCAAACTTGTAAAGTGgttttgcagcattttgtgATTATAATGATATGTTTTTTAAGGGGCTGTTGAGACTGAAATCTTAATGTAAACACTGCACTTTGTTTGTCTCAGGTCAGAGCCAGGGCTGGAACCAGGGATATGGAAACTACTGGAACCAGGGATACGGTAACCAAGGCTATGGCTACAGTGGATACAGCGGCTATGGCAACTATGACTACTCTTCTGGTTACTATGGATACGGTCCCGGATATGATTACAGTAAGTGCACACAGAAAGAGCCATGTACGGTACATCATGGTTACATGGAGTTGAATGTTGTGATTAGAGACGCATCAGTCTAAATTTTCTTTACTGATACCTAAACTTACTGACTTATTGATTGTACAATAAGTAAAAttagaagtgtgtgtgtctggccaACACCAAGTCTGTTAaataaaggcccagacacaccaggCCAACAGCGAACTAGCGGTGATAAAAGCCCCCAACTGCATCGCCTCGTATCGCCACGTCTGTTATAAAGTTGCACATAAACATACCAACCAGCACGTATGTACTGTGCCCATGTGAGAGGAAATAAGTCTTCATAAGAGCAGACAGCTGTAGTCTGTAATCGTCCTTCAAAAGGGACACCTGATGACCTTTTTTACACTGGTTACTCAGGtaaaacattaacaacacaatccagtgttgaaagaacaaagcatatttactgatTGGAAgtggacaacaacaacaacacaaaccaccagAAATGTTTCTGCTACAGAGCTCACAGCTTAAGACAAATAATCTGACCTTTATGAAACCAGTTTATTTCAAACTTATAttcctcacttccatttctcctggcgtgcactgagctgaactgccaatcagagtgatttcagtCACTGACAACTAAACACACAGGCATGAGATTGATCTCAGACAACTCGTCTCAGTCTTAGAAACAAAGTGATTCAGCATATTTAACAAAGTGTTTAAATTGTATCTGTAATACTGAGCAGATTGAATAATACTGTGTCTGTCTGAATGgaaacatgtctgtgtgtctgacctGTCTATCCTCTCTGCCCAGCAGACCAAGGCAATGGCAGCTACGGGAAAACTCCAAGACGGGGGGCACACCAGACCGGCTACAAGCCATACTGATGATCACATGGTAGCGCAAGGTATGCTGTGGCTATAACTacccatctttttttattttctgtcttggTGCTTGTAAGCAAAGACACTTCACCCCCAACTACACAAAGCcagcttttaaaatgacaaaaactagCCTTTCAATCCCGCAGAGCACCAGAGGATTTAGACATTTTACCCCCTGCCAAATTTGaatcaattacattttatttataaagcacctttcgaacaaatcaaatgcaattcaaaATGCTTCAGTTTGAAGAAACAAGAACATAGGAAATCAGCAAAAATGGATCCTGACGAATTTTAAAGGTATTAAATGTTAACGAGAGGTCAGCCCATTATTTCCTGAACATTGGTGACTGCTTGGCCAGTGtgccttttttcttaaaaacagttttagatttaaaatgtttgggaTGATGAAAGTGTGACCCTGTAACTCCTTCCCCAGGACTCCAGTGATCCAGCGAGACCGACAGCTGGGCGGACACACTGGGAATGACGCAACCTCTTTTATGACTGAAGACCATTTGTACAGAAAACATCcgaaatgtaacttttttttttttttttttttttttttttttttaaatcctatcatttttaggttttactTTTCCCTttggtgttctttttttttccttccacatTTCCATCAACGGAAGTGTAATTTTTACTGTACTTTTTGGTACCTGTTTTGATTCTAATGTATTGTAAGGcttgtattttacatgtttgctgGCTTTACAGGTTGAAAATCTTGGCGCTGTAAAGGagcttttttgacaaataaacagttttcagtaatttttttcctgatgCTTCCAGGTTATGGGGTGAAAGATTGTGAAGTTGAACAGATTTAGGATTCAGATGCAGTTGTCAACATTGAGTTCTCATGGTCTTTGTGTCGCCACAATCCAGTGATCTGTAATGAAGGAATGTTGAGCGTAACTCATGAGCTGTTTCACATTACCTCAGTcacatttggtattttttcccccctttgtGTGGAATCATTTTTTTACCAGGTTATGATTCCTTAAAACTGAAACAGCTGTCTGCAAACTTAATAAATTGACCAGGGAATTTAACAACTGAAAGCATACAAGTATGTGGGATGTAATTGAGGGGGAAAAAGATTTAACCACATGCCACTGCAGACTTCTTGTTAAATCATACCTTTAACATGACAAGCAAATTGTTGAGTTTCTATGCTGgtttagtttgtgtttgtcaAGTGTCAATGGTTTTTAGAAATAACCGCTCTGAAGCTAAATGTCTGCCTAGTTTGTTTTCTGGACGGACTTCAGGCCCCTGGAGTCTCCTCGGCTAGTGTCTCTGGCAATTTATTAGTAATAAACATTCTCGTTTGTAATTTTCTGTGTATTTCTAATGCTTAATGTACTGTTAATTATGATCCTAGTCCTGAAAAATAGAAGACTTTTAGGTCATTTGTCCTGGTGCTGTAACACGCTCCGTTTTATGgtctacaaaaatacaaatctaaAAAGGGCGACGTgtttaaaattaactgaatatgAATAATTATGCTAAACTTTTGAGTGAACAAATATTTCAGGCTTGACTTCACAGTGTTTGGAAATAGTTAATTTGGATCGTAGGGATATGACATATTGAATAGACCCCCGGCTCTTTGG
This genomic window from Plectropomus leopardus isolate mb chromosome 13, YSFRI_Pleo_2.0, whole genome shotgun sequence contains:
- the LOC121952839 gene encoding heterogeneous nuclear ribonucleoprotein A/B-like isoform X1, which encodes MADAETLLMETSDQNGAEGEEDQNGAEQELMGGDDDCLESQDSQEGQDNGGDGGKIDASKGEEDAGKMFVGGLSWDTSKKDLKDYFSKFGEVSDCTIKIDNNTGRSRGFGFVLFKDACCVDKVLEQKEHRLDGRPIDPKKAMAMKKEPVKKIFVGGLNPEATEDAIREYFGAFGEIETIELPIDPKSKKRRGFIFITYKEEASVKKCLEKKYHNIQGGRCELKIAQPKEVYQQQQQYGQGRGGGYGGRGGRGRGGQSQGWNQGYGNYWNQGYGNQGYGYSGYSGYGNYDYSSGYYGYGPGYDYTDQGNGSYGKTPRRGAHQTGYKPY
- the LOC121952839 gene encoding heterogeneous nuclear ribonucleoprotein A/B-like isoform X2, producing MADAETLLMETSDQNGAEGEEDQNGAEQELMGGDDDCLESQDSQEGQDNGGDGGKIDASKGEEDAGKMFVGGLSWDTSKKDLKDYFSKFGEVSDCTIKIDNNTGRSRGFGFVLFKDACCVDKVLEQKEHRLDGRPIDPKKAMAMKKEPVKKIFVGGLNPEATEDAIREYFGAFGEIETIELPIDPKSKKRRGFIFITYKEEASVKKCLEKKYHNIQGGRCELKIAQPKEVYQQQQQYGQGRGGGYGGRGGRGRGGQSQGWNQGYGNYWNQGYGNQGYGYSGYSGYGNYDYSSGYYGYGPGYDYNQGNGSYGKTPRRGAHQTGYKPY